Proteins from one Psilocybe cubensis strain MGC-MH-2018 chromosome 11, whole genome shotgun sequence genomic window:
- a CDS encoding General stress protein A produces the protein MSLIPNTTVYQFTPTQDWFSHNIQSWTDLFPLIRSDKPRVLEVGSWEGRSAVFLLNNVCKSGGEIVCIDHFDLLRTSAGQQRYAKIKHNLEVTGKRHRILPQFSIPGLMSLLSEELGSKNPGFDWIYIDGSHRADDTMLDGELAWRLARKDAIIIFDDYHWNKEPEGSIHHPKRGIDAFLALHHGEYERLTDDEHYQVVVRKVAEMRLGFLLEGNHPVDEVMEYEINIALAVNSGYAIGAAVSILSVVERTPGRITLFVIDCGLVRTDKDRFLDIISAQGDRVTLQFLELPDDGLAKAMGPVWAKIDMLGILPVERVLYLDADILVRESVRALWNTDLKGKTIAAAPDVGYPMGHDKDKRRPYFNAGVILVDLSRARQNSTALTQLAKSMKNAKHLDQDALNLHFQNDWLSLDLKWNAQGLGTYAQYPSDDRNALDLNPMKEDPHIVHFTGPVHPTLIEILNPYVQPPTAKPWGYVGSPGHPFESEWWISLEKTSWKVVRTSADWEARNEDMKNRAIEAATRDFLEVLARTNNMKK, from the coding sequence ATGTCTTTGATTCCCAACACCACCGTATACCAATTCACGCCAACCCAGGATTGGTTCTCACACAACATACAGAGCTGGACCGATCTGTTTCCCTTAATACGCTCCGACAAGCCCCGTGTCCTCGAAGTTGGTTCTTGGGAGGGAAGATCGGCAGTGTTTCTCCTCAATAATGTCTGCAAAAGTGGAGGAGAAATCGTATGCATTGATCACTTTGACCTTCTCCGAACCTCCGCTGGCCAGCAGCGATACGCAAAAATCAAACATAACCTCGAGGTGACAGGAAAAAGACATCGGATCCTCCCCCAATTCAGCATTCCAGGTCTTATGAGCCTCTTATCGGAAGAGTTAGGATCCAAAAACCCTGGTTTTGACTGGATTTACATAGATGGATCGCACCGAGCGGACGACACCATGCTTGATGGGGAGTTGGCGTGGCGCCTAGCGAGGAAAGACGCGATTATCATCTTCGACGATTATCACTGGAACAAGGAACCTGAGGGGAGTATTCATCACCCTAAGAGGGGAATTGATGCATTTTTGGCCCTTCACCATGGAGAGTATGAACGTCTGACAGATGACGAGCATTATCAAGTTGTTGTCCGAAAAGTGGCCGAAATGCGATTGGGTTTCCTACTGGAAGGCAATCATCCAGTAGACGAAGTGATGGAGTACGAAATCAATATAGCGCTCGCCGTCAACTCTGGATATGCCATAGGCGCTGCTGTATCAATTCTCAGTGTTGTTGAGAGGACCCCAGGACGGATTACACTGTTCGTTATTGATTGCGGACTGGTTAGGACAGATAAGGACAGGTTCCTGGACATCATTTCAGCTCAGGGGGATAGAGTAACGTTGCAATTTTTGGAGCTACCTGACGATGGTCTTGCAAAGGCAATGGGGCCGGTATGGGCGAAGATTGACATGTTGGGCATCCTTCCCGTCGAACGCGTGCTCTACCTAGACGCTGACATCCTTGTGCGCGAAAGTGTCCGCGCCCTCTGGAATACAGACCTGAAAGGAAAGACGATAGCTGCCGCCCCTGACGTGGGGTATCCTATGGGTCACGATAAAGACAAAAGACGGCCGTACTTTAATGCGGGAGTCATTCTCGTCGATTTATCGCGCGCACGACAAAATTCTACTGCTTTGACACAACTTGCAAAGTCAATGAAAAACGCTAAACACCTTGACCAGGATGCTCTGAATTTGCATTTTCAAAACGACTGGCTTTCTTTGGATCTGAAATGGAATGCCCAGGGATTAGGGACCTATGCGCAATATCCATCGGATGATCGGAATGCACTTGACCTTAATCCAATGAAAGAAGATCCGCACATTGTTCATTTCACCGGACCTGTCCACCCCACGCTGATTGAAATTCTGAATCCGTACGTACAACCTCCGACAGCAAAGCCCTGGGGATATGTGGGATCGCCTGGTCATCCATTCGAGAGCGAGTGGTGGATTTCTTTGGAGAAAACGTCCTGGAAAGTAGTTAGGACTTCAGCAGATTGGGAAGCCAGGAATGAAGACATGAAGAACCGGGCTATCGAGGCGGCGACTCGGGATTTTTTGGAGGTGTtggcaaggacaaacaacatGAAAAAATAA